Below is a window of Prionailurus viverrinus isolate Anna chromosome A1, UM_Priviv_1.0, whole genome shotgun sequence DNA.
ATTTCAACTGGAAATTGAGATTTTGGGCATTGCCCACCTCTGATCCAGAGTAAATCTCTCCCAGTATACCACTTCCCACCTGCTCTTTCCTATTCTTTCTCAGAGTTTCTTGAGGAAGTACTTAGCAAATCACTTAAAATTCAACTTTTATAAAAGCGATTTCTGCAGTGAAAAATCTCTATTCACACACAACTAAAATATGATGCTACACATTTTAGGTAGAATGAACTAGTAAAGAACAATAAACTGCCTATTTATTGCTATAAAATCCCAAACCTTAACGTACAGTCCCTTCAGAATATAAGGGcactaaggcttttttttttttttaatggagataaaTTACGTATTTTTTAATCAACTTTCTCacaaaaaaactgaaacacaaagttGGGCGGAAAGTTGACAGaagtaaaattgaaaatgttaGGACTGTAAATATCCAAAAAATCCTTTTAAGGCTCTAGCAGATTTCTTAGAGAACTATCTGGATACCAGTATAACCAACAGCTTCAACCAGGCTCCCAAActtgttttttctgcttttaaatgtttaaatgggAACACAAGGCTTGCaagaagttttaaattatgagaagaaaaactggaaacatgCCAATCAATAAATtatggtgtgtttttttttactatagcACACCATAGAGTCATATAAGATACGTGTAGAAATATGGAAGACCATCTTTGATGTTAAAATTcagatatatgcatatgtaacTATTCATCTTGCTATGCAAGCTATGCAAAGAAAAGATCTAGAAGTAGACTGTTAACACAGGTTATCCAGGCATTAGGAGAAAATGGGaggagcaatttttttttctccctttacaatatgctttttaaaaataagggaaaagatGCCTATTTCTTGCTCCCAATAGCTACATGAtcttaagcaaattacttaaattaGGTAAGCCCATAGCTAATACATAACACAGAGATAACAGGATCTCATCAAAGAATTATTCTAAGGACTGAAATAAATCATGCACATAAAATACTTAACACAAGACACATAGCAAACATAATCAGTGgtacctttcttattttttcagaCAGTAATGAAATGTCCTAAGTAATATATATAGCCATCATATGGAAAAACTGGTAAACATTTCTGCAGTAAAAActaatggagaaaacaaaaagggaagaTAGCAATATAATGGTCCTCATAGGTCATTAGCTATTATGTCACATATAATCTAGCTTTGAAAATTTTCAGTCAAATGTTTTCACTAAATTACCCTAAGGCTTTAAAAAAGCCACAAGGGAAGATGTACCTTTCTGTATGTATACTAAGAATTGACAAATACTTAAGACACCACAAAACTGGTACATTCTCAGTCTAGCACGTTTAACTGTGAGGTAACCATCTCACCAATTAAGTACACATTTGATCAGCAAGAACATATCTGCAAGGATAAAAATCACTGCATTGTTcataacagaaagagaagaataatTTAAGTTCCACCTCCCTTAAGCTGATTTTGCTGCTCTTGCTAACAGCAAGAGAAGAAACCTCATTCCATCAAAAGAAGGAATGTTTTAAGTTGTAAAAAGCCATACTATGGAACATTTACAGTTGACCCTATACAGTCGACCCGAGGAGCATACAAAAAAGAGCTAGCTGAATATACATCTATGAGTGATTATCCTTGAGGACTGGCTCATATTAGTAAAATACTTACTTTTCATTTAGTTTGATTTATAACCAGTTATTTGTTTAACcctaataaatttatttttaaaatacaccagCCCCAAGAGTCAATAAAACTTCGTATTTTCTATTTCCTACTAATATTGCTATTTTCTGTAACTTGAATTACAATCCAAGTGTTATGCAacataacaattttttaagtaacaaatTGTAGAAAGCAGGTTTCTTAGGTTTTACCTTTTAAGGGACTTTCTATTGAAAAAAACCTTaatgtattttcacttttaagaGAAAGCATAAAACAAAGGCACATCAAAGTAATCTGCAatgagacattaagaaaaaagcaCTGCCCTACTCTGGTTTAGGGGCAATCTTTGTTGCCCTATTTCAGATGCAAACAAAATCAGGCCTTCTTAAACAGAACAGGATATTTCCCAGTGAACAAAACCTTACACTCAGTAAGTTGATCAAAATGGGAGAGACTAACCCAAATGTTATCTTTCTGGGTAAAATCCATATACCGACTAGATGCAATTCTGATCAAATCAATCCAACATCCAAAAGCCCGCTTTCAGTCAGCAAAGACACAGGCACacaaaatttaacataaaatgcaaattctcagattTGAGAAAAGCAAACACTTAAAGTAAAGAAGCCTATCAAATAACTGACACTGTCACTTCTGGTTgaggaaaataatgataaatactAAATTTTCAAGTAAACTCAATCCTTTAGccttgcttaaaaacaaaaatttatcatGAAGCagatttaaataagaaatctATGTTCAAAATCGCTAAATTACAGGAGGAAACAATCAGTTTATCATTCTACAATTATCCCTATGAACATTAACCACCTGCAAgcttaaaatttaaagttactaacaatttttaaatacctttgaAAACATTCAATTAATGATTACAACTGAATTTATACTAAAAATACTGTAAATGCAAAAGTTCTTcacaagagggagagaaaaagtaagttcattttttataatctttcaaATTAGACTCAAGCATGGCGCAAAAAAACTGTATTCAGTACGGACTAGATTCTGTACCACCTCTTCCCAtgaattctttcttaaattttaatgttcGGATAGCTCTCATAGGTGAAAGGACTTAATACAACTCAttacccccaaaaaagaaaaaaaaaaaccatcaaaaacGCTTGCATAAAAGTTGACAAGAGGAATTCCATAAAAACTAAATACCACTATGCTTTTGCCTTCACTAAATAACCAGTCCAGATTACAGGAATCTGTAAATACATGACAAGGAATCTGTAAAGATAAAGACATGACAAGGAATTACTAATATACCAAAACAGCACCTTGAGGTAAGTGTCTAATTAACAGGTAATCCTTTTATATAATTCATTATACTTTCTAGAAATCACTATGTAGGGAAGGCAAAATGATAACCTTATTAGACTTTGGAAACCCTCCAAAAGTTGGGAGTGTTCCAAATGACCCAGAAGAAATAGATCTTTCCACTAAAGCTGAATAAAAGGCAGagtaataattataatgaaaactTTAAGCGTATCATTTTCTGTATCTTAGACGCACCTAAAAATCAAGACTCAACTACCAAATGAAAAAGCCCACATGTAGTGTTTCACTAAGagtgaaaaatgaatttaaggAAACCATAGAACCATTGAAGAGCAAAAGATCTGACGATATTTATTCAATATGCAAAACATCTATCCCATTTGTCACAGaggtatacttaaaaatttgtagCAAGCATCAGCAACTACTGAGCAGCCATAATCTAGCCTAGCAATGTTGACCTTTCTTCCTAGCTCTCAAAAGGAAAACCCTAgcaattaagatttaaaaattgacaaGAATTAGAGATTAAGAAATATACGgtaaacaagaattaaaaaaatgccaatgctaaaatagtcttttttactttaaagcCCATTAATATCCCCTCAGAAAGCTTACTATATACATTTGGGCTTTGGAATTGCAATGTTCAAGTTAAAAATTTTACCATAACATCAAATCAAGTGTACTATATTATAGGTACTCTGAAGCCACCCACCAGGTTATACATACTCTCACTCAATCATGTAAAGAATTGAATTCTTTATTTGTGATATCCATAAACGTTGCTATTCTATATTTCTATCCAGGAAAGCAATTTTCTCCTatatcattgttttgttttgttttgttttttataaacaaCAACTTGAATTCTATTGCATGAAAGGGCTACAAATATACATTTGTTAACCAAGCAGAATACACAAATATTTTGCTTTACAACTTGCACCTAAGACACCAGTACATGTAGCTGGTTCATTAGTTGTCATAGCAATTTGGGGCCACTGCCCAAGCTATGCATAGCAGTTTACATTTTCAAATCTCATGTAGAAAGGGCAATTGTGATATGGATTGTTAACTACATTCCCGTAAAGCCCATCTTAGTTACAAGAAAATGTGTAACCAAAGTCTGAACAGATTTTTGATGGCAAAATTTGTAAAACTGATGCAATTATCCTAAACAAGATTTTTTAACAAATTGTTTTGCAGATACACTGCCATTCTGCCAGTAGATGGTGCTACAAAGGTGGGGGGAAGGATTTCCAAGAGGACAACAGTTCAGCTATAGGAAAAAACGTTTAAATCTGctctgaaaatacaaaaatgcatttAGTTTAAGGGTAAAATATAACCCTTATTTGTAACCATTCATTACAGACAAACCAGTAAGAGGGATGAAACTAGGCCatctgaaaatttttaaacagtttataTGAATGAAAACACATGCTTAACACAAACTATTTCTTTCGAGCTACACAGTACATACTTTGAAGTAAATTCTCATAGAAAGAAGTGACCAACCATGTCAAGATGATAAGGAAATCGCTTAGTACAAGAGATGGATGCACAGaaactttaaagattttaaaaagctacatCCACCACTTCAAAAGTTTTGCCTGTAAGGTTTAAAATTCAACATGTCACTAGAAGGgcaacagagaaaacaaaaacaaaaacaaacaaaaaaacaacccaccaaAGGACCTTTTAAAAGTTTCTCTAAGTACACATCAAGAATTAAGAGTTAACAcgaaaaatttttaatatcccTTAAAACGGTACGGAATGgatcctagaaaaaaaatgttagacaTATACGGTCAAACAcaatgatttattaaaaataaaacgtaaaaatgatttttgtacATATGCTTCCAAATTTCAGGCATGGGATCCAAGTAGATTTCATAGAAAACGCTGTAGCCAGGTATCAAGTCCTTACAACAAAGTAaactacccccccaccccaacccccgcCCCGGTTTTGCTACAGAATCAGCAAGTtcactccctcccccccaaaaaacacaaattaaaacaagacatTTTGCTAGTATAAAAACGACCAAGGTccaagtaataataaaaaaatagagtccATCAATGACTGTAACACAAAAATGTGTATGTGGGGCCGAGTCCATCTtcagagggagagacaagagaGGTGGCAGGCAAATAGGGCAACACCCCCAAGGATAAGCAGCCATAGAAGCGGCTCCCCCAAGGGCAAAATGGGGAAGGCGGTGGGAGAGGAAGGAACTCAGGAGTTGACCCTAGTTGGGTTGTTGAAAAGAGCTACCCCTATAGCCACTCCCAggcatttttagatttttttttagaaggagCTGCCTCCATAACCACCCCCACCGCCATAGCCGCCTCTGTAAGGTCCACTGTTACTGCGACCTCCCCAGCTGCTgccaccgccaccgccgccgccgccgcccttcATGGGCCCGTACGAGGACTGGTGCTGGCTGTAGCTGCCGAAGCCGCCGAAGCCGTTACCGTAGTCGCTTCCACCGTAGGACGAACCGCCTCCTCCGCCTCCGTACGCGTTGTagccgccgccaccgccaccgccgccgTAACCACCGTAGCTGTTGtaaccgccgccgccgcccttaGACAGGCCGTTCTGGTCTCGACCACCGCCGCGACCCCGGCCGCCTCGGCCTCCCCGGGAGGACCGGGAGCCGCCTCCGCCCCCACCGGAATGGATATCCTCCTTGGGGACGGCCTTCTTCACCTCCACGCGATGACCCTGGATCGGATGGAACTTGACAACCGCGGCCTTGTCTGCCGCGTCGTGATTCTGAAAATACACGAAGCCGAAGCCACGCTTCTTGCCGGACTGTTTGTCGGCAATAATCTCGGCCTTTTCCACGGTGCCAAACTGCGAGAAATGCTCGATCAGGTCGCCCTCGGCCACGTCTCCCTTAAGGCCCCCGACAAAGAGCTTCTTAACCTTGGCGTGGGCACCGGGCCGCGCCGAATCCTCCCGGGACACCGCCCGCTTCAGCTCCACCGTGTTGCCGTCCACGGCATGGGGCGAGGCGGCCATGGCGGCATCGGCCTCCTCCACATTGGAGTAGGTCACGAAGCCGAAGCAACGGGAGCGCTTGGTCTGGGGGTTCACCACCACCACGCAGTCCGTCAGAGTCCCAAAGGCCTCAAAGTGGCCGCGCAGGCCCGACTCACTCGTCTGCACATTGAGGCCGCCGATGAACAGCTTACACAACTGGGAATTCTCCATCTCCACGGCCCGGGCCTTCCCCCCGCCCTGCGAGCTCCGAGGTTTCGCCGTCGCCGTTATCGTTGGCTAAGGCCTCCTCACAGCTTGGGCCCAGCTGTTGCTGGAGCCGCCACCGCCGGTCACCGACggggaagggaaaaagggaaggggagggaaggaggaaaagaggaagggggagggaggggagaggtgccGGCTAGACGGCGAGCCGAGGAGACTGGAAGACAACCAGGGCTGCCGCTACCGCTATCGCCACCGCCACCTCCGCTCCCCTATCTGGGCACCACACAAAGAGGCCGCTGAACGCGCGCGCACCCTCCCCGAGGCGTGCGTCACCGCCGACGTACGGCAGCCTAGCACTGCCCGCCAATCCCTGCGTGGCTCCCTCTAGTCCCGCCTACCGCGCCGCAGCGCCGCTCTCGGTCACGGACTCCCCGCCCTCCGCGGTCGATTCAAGCCCTCGGCCTGCGCTGCTCCCGCCACCGCCTCTACAGCCCTGCTCTCACTCCCTGGCTCCCCCGTGTGCCCTGACCGGGGACTCTCCCAGCTCCCCGCGCACCTCCGCAATTCATTTCCTCCCAGCCCCGCGGCTGTTCCCAgtgttttcccccctcccctaGCCGTATCCCCTCGCCCAACTCCGCAGTGGCGTTCGCGCCAGCCCCTTGAGAGACATGTCAGTTCAGCCAATGATCGCGATCCGCTCGCGCCCACTTCCGTTTTCGGCCGCGGCTGGACGGGCGCGCTCCCCAGTGCGCGCTGGCCCCGGCGCCCCCTGTGTGGGGGACCTGTCTGCCACCCCGACGCCTTGCCCCCGCCCTGGGCTTGGGAGTGGGGGTGAGCGGGGGCGCGCTGCGGGTCGTTCCCAACGGATGCGTCCTGGGGCGCCACGCGCGGGCTTTTTGAAAACTTGACTGTTGGGGTTGGGGGCTTGGATTTACCCGCGGCGTTTCGACCGGGCCGCTACACCTGGCCTCCtcgccgccccgcccccctgtCCGCACAAAGATGGAGGGTAGAGGCCTGGGAGGGAAAGGCGGTTATTAACCGTTCACTGACGCACCGACGTGCAGTTAAACACTAGCACGTGGCCCGTCGCAAAAGCGAGCCCGGGGCCAGGTGAAGGACAGCGACGTGCTAGAAGCGCTTGCGATTCCTGACCGCGGCGTCGCGCGAGACCCCCCGCCACCCTGCGGCCGGCCTTGAAGCCCTTCCCGACGCCCTGCTCTGCCTCCCTTAGCGTACTCCCACAGctgacattttcattttacttcagGAACACATCGTTTTATGCTTCTGTGACTTATGCGATGCTTCCTTCCCAACAAAAACGTTAGCTTTTTGAAGGTATTTTACAACCGGGTGTCGGAGGATATCCTACATAAATATCGCGCACCCCTGGGAACTACCTTACCTACCCTCAGGTGAAAATGCAAGCAAATTACCAAGGCTTCCATGTATCGAACCTTTGTGTCAAGCAAGATACAAGGAATGGGACATAGTATGAGACATTACATGACCAAGAGCCCCCAAAACCATGTGGTACTTCCTGAAGAAAAGGAATTCCTCACTGCATCCTGGAGTATTCAGGAATGAATGGTGTGAAAAGCGGAACTTGCGCTCCATCTCTGATTCAAAGGCTAGATAAAATTTCTACAGGGACTTTACATGAgcaaaataaagaggaaaggaaaactatataAGGTTCAAGGTACAATAGGTAGTTTGAAGCAAGAGGTTTTTGATAGAAAACCGTCTTTGGTAAGATAGGTTTACAGTCCTTGATACTATGGAATGCCTTGAAATTTAGATTAAGTAGCTTAAATATTATTGCAAAGGCATATAGATAAGCTTGAAGGCTTGAGAACAAAACGAGTCTGGCACTAGAtattgggcaagtcacttaacctttttaaaaaatgtaaccagttttattatctgaaaatcaaaacaaaacactcccCTGTgtggtaaaaattaaatgagattccATATGCAAActcacagtgcctggtacatagtaaatgctcaatttATCTAACAAATATACCAGATGCTGGGAATATGGATGGCAGTCAACAGAGCCCTCACAAGAGCTTACATTCTACTGGGGAAAAGCAGACAATAAAAATGGTAGTCGGtaaagcctcagactcttgatttcaggtcagcaTCTCATGGTTCAGAAGTTGGAGCcccacagagcatgcttgggattcattctctctctctctctctctctctctctctctctctctgcccctcccccaatcgcatatgctcattccctctctctcaaaataagtaaattaaaggaaaaaagaatgatatataGCCTGTTAGGTGATCAGTGTGCTCCTGATTAAGAGGAGGACAGTAGGAAGCTATTACAtatttgttacaaaaaaaaaaaaaaaaaaattcaggtatgTCAGGATTTGCTAACTGACTGATGATaaagaatgaggaaaacaaaagcattccTGTGTTTGAAATCTGGAACAACTAAAATTGCAGCCTGACAAACTAAGAAAGGAAAGTGTTTTAGAGGGAGTAGGGGAGATGATGaactgagttgttaatgtttaaGGTGATATGGGATATTTATAGGGCACTGTTTTCTGGGCTGCCCAAGACTACAGCTCATATGAAAGATTAGacctttagaaataaattttagagtcacacacacacacacacacacacacacacacacacacaaagttacaACAGTAAAAGATGAATTtctgaaggaaagagaataaGATCATAACTTATTTTCCCATCTAAACTGTAAGTTCCAAAGTAACAGGTCTGTCctacattgctttaaaaaataatcctccATACCACCTAATTAGGAATCCATTATGGGGTTAATTTCTCTTGACGAGGAAAGCTTCAGAGACGCATTTGTCTGGTTAAAAACCTTACTCACAGAAGGGACTTACGGGATGATGGGAGGCAACACAATCCTGTTTGAGAGACATTATGAAGCCAGGATAAGTGCAAGGTAATTGGGATGTTACACTCTTTTTGGAGAGTAGATTGGTAAAGTTGGGGATGAATAAGCAGTGTTCTACAAACACTTAAATGATGTAGTCAATCTCCTACCCCTCAGATCAttcaagaaggaaaaatttttttattttacctttcagGTAATTGCCTGAGTTTGTTTCTTGGCTTTACCTTGCTTACCAGTGCCTTagccttcaaaaacaaaacaaaaattaaaaatataactgaagtttaggggcacctgagcggctcagtcaattaagcgtccaacttcttgatttagactcaagtcataatctcacagttagtgagtttgagcccgttgtcgagctctgcattgacaacatgggattctgtctctccctctatctctctgcccctcttcctgctctctcactctcaaataaataaacattaaataaataaataatatatatatatctgaaatttAGACATTTCCATCACTCTTGTAAGCTTGATTACAGTAACATAATTGAACATGGTGGTTACACAACTCCTAGAACTACACACTAAAAAGGTATATTTTACTGTACCTAAATTATGCCTAGAAAGAAAGGATGGGGGGAGGGTAGCAGGGGgaatgcagagagagaatcccaagccagctccacgctgtcagcatggagcctgacacagggctccaactcactaaccatgagatcatgacctggaacagaaatcaagagtctgacgcttaacccactgagccacccaggtgccccacctgttttgtttttaagttaaaattaaatttgaaattttaattgtttaaggTACCAccattctgtggtattttgttatggaaaccCTAGCAAAATAAGAcatgttccatttttatttactcGAGGTACCTTCCAAGAGGGTGCTTTCCGTCATTTACGATGAGCTTCAGTCTTTCTAATGGACTCTTTCACAACTcatatcaaaagccttaaaatttGACCCATTCTTTCAAACCAGTAATTATGCCTCTGGAAATTTATGCTAAGGAAATAATTGAGGATCTGTGTGAAGATTTAGCTACAAGTATTTCAATATTGctcaaagtaggaaaaaaattgcaaactGCCTACTTTCTCTCAAATAGctaataaaataaggaaataattattcCCTAGCTAAAAATATTATGAAGCAGTTAAATTGATATTATAGAGGAAAAATAATGACTTGTGTTTGGATATGAATCTAATACCACCATGGTGATGTGTGAAACATCACATTACTTATTTTACCAAATTAAGTCTGATTCTGAACCCCATACTTGACAGAATGGCATAAATGTCAacaagtcaggggcacctgggtggctcagttggttgagtgtctgacttcaggtcatgatctcacagttcatgagttcaagccccgcatctggctcactgctgtcaacacaaagcctgcttaggatcctctgtccccctctttctctgcccctcctcagctcacattctctctcaaaaatgaataaacatttttaaaatgtcaaaaagtcagggcgcctgggtggcttactcagttaaccatgcaacttcagcttaggtcatgatctcacagctcatgagtttgagccctacattgggttctgtgctgacagcttgaagcctggaggctgcttctcattctgtatctccctctctctgcccctcccatgctcacgctctgtctctctctctctgactctcaaaaataactaaacatttaaaaaaatgtcaaaatgtcaTCATTGGGGCTCCTCTCACATTTTTCACTCAAAGgcatctgcctctctctgcttcccctcttGGGAAATGTAAGACTAGTACTCTgaataaatgctttttgtttaaaaagtgtaTCAAAAAGCCACCACAAGAATTGGCGTTAAAAGGGACTGTcctgtggtgcctggctggctcagttggtagagcatatgactcttgatctcaggattgtgagttcaagccccatgcttggtgtagagattacttaaaaaaaaaaaaagtcaaaagggACTGTCCTGAAGCAAGAGAAAACACAGACCTATTTAATCTGTGGAGATATTAATTGTATCTTGTTTCACTGCTTGTGTATTCCTTTTCCTTGGATGCAAAATGTAGGCTTTTAGAAGGGAATTATATTAATTTCCTTCACATGAGAGGAGATGTCAAAGAACAAAGGCATGgtataaaaaataatagcttcCCAAGTTTAGGAGAAGTGACCAGACAAAAGTATAAGCTTCCAGTTACAAGgtaagtaagtcctggggatgtaatgtactgCATGGTGGCTGTAGATAGCAATCATGTTTTCCATATTTCAAAGTTGGTAGGatagtagatcttaaaagtcctcatcacaagaaaaaaaaatgtaattatgtatGGTGATGAATGCTAACTCAACTGTaagcattttataatatatacatatatcaggtcattatgttgtatatctaaaaataatacaatattataggTCCATgatatctctatttttaagattaaaattttttttttaaaaaagtaaccaGAAGCTTCTGGCTTTTTATCCACTGGAGGAAATGGTGGCCCAGCAAGTATATAGCCCCACCAATCCACCCCACCctgcgcacgcgcgcacacacacacacacacacacacacacgcaccaatGCAGGCTGGTCATGAATTATTTTGAAAGCAAGGTAAACTGCCTTGGTCGTGGGACCAAATTCATGTTCCTGACCCCAAATAAACCTGGAATTCTTATATGTAAAACTCCAGTAACAATAGATACTAAATTTCCAGCCAGATGTGTAGGATGTTGTGGTGGATTATCAGAGGCAGAAGATGTTACAAACTTAATgttttgtgtcccccaaaattcatatgttgaagcctaatCCTCACTGTGCTGGTATTTTGAGGGGGAGGTactttggaaggtaattaggaCATGAGAGTGGatctctcatgaatgggatttgtacccttataaaagagaccccagagagctttcTAGTCTTCTATCCTATGAAGACACAATGAGGAGATGGCCAACTACAAAGGAGGAACCAGGCGTTTATCAGATACCAAATCTGCAAACACCTTCATCTtacacttcccagcctctagaactgtgagaaagaaatttctgttgtttataagccacccagtctctgcATTGTTGTTATAACAGCCTGAATGGACTAGTTCAGAAGACTTAACAATTTCACATTTCTCAGAATATCTCTGCCCTAAAATACACATACCCaaatacaaacacatgcacaGACTCACACCAGAATATGAGCCttctaaaataaaagcatttagaacattccattttcatttactcACCATTTCACTTAATTCATTCAAGGGCTGGGTACTGGGGATAAAAGTCCCTGGCCTCCACGAGCTCAACAGTCTTGGGAGAAGAAGTAGTACAAGAGAGGTTGCAAATACAGTGTGCTAGAACAGAAATGGGCAGAAATCCAGTCTGTAAATTCTTCTGAAAGAAGCTAAGTTCAGAAGTAGGTGTAAAAGACAGGCCTCCAAAAAGGTAATGGCATGCCAAGTACAGGaaatagtatgtatatatactgtgTTTGGAGTTGCACAAGTAAATCATCAAAATTGTGATGATGTATTAGCTTCCTATTGTTGCTGCAaccaattaccacaaatttagtggcttaaaaacacaaattcaggggtacctgggtgactcagtcagttaagcatcaactcttgatttcagctcaggttatggtctcaaagtttgtgagatggagccttgcatcaagctctgtgctgacagcgtggagcctgcttgggattctctctctccctctctttctgcctctctctctctctgtttcaaaaataaataaaccttttttaaaaaataaaaataaattaaaaaattgaaaaacaaattcattATCTTATAGTATGCAGGTCACAAATCAAACACAGCTCTCAgtaggccaaaatcaaggtgttggcaggactgTGTACCTTTCCACAAGTTACAGGGTAGAATCTGATTACTTGTTTTTTCCAGCCTCTATAGGCAACCCATATTTCTTAGCTTTTGacccccttccatcttcaaagccatcaACAGCCAGTTGAGTCTCACACTGAATCATTCTGACAtggactcttctctctctcaggtAATTCacgaaaattattttattttatt
It encodes the following:
- the HNRNPA0 gene encoding heterogeneous nuclear ribonucleoprotein A0, which translates into the protein MENSQLCKLFIGGLNVQTSESGLRGHFEAFGTLTDCVVVVNPQTKRSRCFGFVTYSNVEEADAAMAASPHAVDGNTVELKRAVSREDSARPGAHAKVKKLFVGGLKGDVAEGDLIEHFSQFGTVEKAEIIADKQSGKKRGFGFVYFQNHDAADKAAVVKFHPIQGHRVEVKKAVPKEDIHSGGGGGGSRSSRGGRGGRGRGGGRDQNGLSKGGGGGYNSYGGYGGGGGGGGYNAYGGGGGGSSYGGSDYGNGFGGFGSYSQHQSSYGPMKGGGGGGGGGSSWGGRSNSGPYRGGYGGGGGYGGSSF